The sequence below is a genomic window from Gossypium hirsutum isolate 1008001.06 chromosome A11, Gossypium_hirsutum_v2.1, whole genome shotgun sequence.
TACAATGTTTCGATCGGAGTAGAGAGGAACGTAATTGGTTTTGTCCCAGCTGGTCACGAAGTACGGTGGTGCACTCGGAAAATGAAGTCATATTTGAACAGACTAGGAGTGCCAAACCTTGTGAATccattgaaatattaaatttccTTTCAAATAATCGTTACATTAATCACACGCAACtcaaaagaaagaaattgaaaaaaggaAAGTGAGGTCCAATCGTGAATTGGAAAAGGTTGAATGAGTTTTGGACCACAGTCCATACGTGTCAATTTAATAATTGTGGTGCCTATGTTAATATGTGAGAAAGCAAAAGCATGTGTGGAAGCACTTGGGCCATGCGGTAGTTATTTTCTAGAATTAATGTTTACTTTGACTCCCCAAAATCAATCTACAAGAGAAGCAAAGGATCAAAACCCAGATTTCAACTCATACTTGATTACAATTTCACATGTTTCAGAATATCCCTATTTACCTCCATAATAAATTTGGTTTGAATGAACCGGTCTTTTGCTATAAATAATGAAGGTCGCTGTTTCTTAATTTGCTTTATACAAGTGCTCATCCTCATCATCATTATTTCGTGAAAAGGAGCAAGCAATGATGTGGGTTGAAAAAAGAGCTCTCCTTgttacatttaaaaaatatatataatatgtggaCTTATGTGTGCATCAAGTATCAAATTTCTCGACTACTACTAAGATTTAATCGTTTAGCTCCGTATTGATCTAGAAAGAGACTAGAGTTTGGATCTACTTCATTGAATATCAATACttaatttatagaaaaaaatagtAATCTGAAAAAGTCAGTTAATGTTGGAATTAAGAATTCTGAGATTTTTTGTTTCTCTATTTCTCAACCAAAATAAGGGTAGGGATTATGAACATCGGAGAGAGAACAAAGAAAAACACTTGTTGTATCAGTCAAGTAATTGCCTCTTAGGATTGATGATTGATGTGATtgaaagaatataataataattaataataaagaaaGATAAGGCAAGTTATTATTCAATCATGCATCATTACGTATTGAGAAGCCAAGGGAAAAATGTAGGTTAAAAATCCCATTGCCAATCATTATGAATAATTTACTCAAAAACAGAATTAATCTAATTAACTCTACATCATCTCATCCTCTCTTATCTCTTATCTGCAGTGgagagggaaaaaaagaaaaacgataaaaaaaataataaagaactGGGAATATTTTTGGTTTTATGGAATCAATGATTTGCAAAtccaaaataatttattcagccagTAATGAAATTCTCAATTCTCGTCTCCATCCAGGAGCATTTCTTGCTGTCGGCACTCTTGACTGCAAAAAGCTTTCTCACCTCTGCATATAAATCAAATTATGCATTTTAAGTGACTTCCAACCTAAtagaatcaaaattttatcaggCAAAAAATAAACTGAACCTGTAAATGTAAATGTCAATTTTCTGTTGAAGATTCTTCTTGCATGTGTGACAAAAGCTGAGGAAATTCTCTGGTTCTGGTTTGGGCTTCTTATCCAATACACTGCAGTAGTTCTCCACAACGCAGTTGTCAAATATATGGGTGGTTCTGGGATTAGGACCGTGAGATATGACGCATGTATAATCCTCAGACATCTCCATTTCCCTAACGGGCAGGCATCCATTGAAGACCCGAGGAGAATCCTTCATATGGATACCGTAATTGGGAGAGGCAAATGCAGGTGTCAAATGTGAATTCCTGGTCTTGATTCCAAAATCAGTGGGAGAAGTAGTTGGAGAGACTAAGGAAGGTGGGAGTATTGGTGGAATCTGAACTCTGAGCTCGGTCCCAAACAAGACCTTTTTCTTATTACTTGCCTCGCAGCAACTCTTATCTTCAGTTTGGTTATTGTTAAGGAATGTATCAACTATAGCAAGAGCAATACCTTTTGGTTCTGAGTTTGCAGGTGAGGTGTGTGTGTTATTAGGCGAGAAGGGTTTTGAGGATTTGGGATGGTTTCTGTCCAAGGCAAAGGGGTTACCAAAAGGAAAGAAGGGTTTGTTGTCAAGGATCGAAGTAGGGCTCTTGAGAGATTCAGTGTCGGGAAAGGCTTTTGAAGTGAAAGCTTTAAATCGTGGAGAATCGAAGAAAGATGGGTTTGGTTTAGTGCAATTCTGGGCAGGGGATGCTTGAGAGCTGTGATCAGCCATTAAAGTTTGCTTGCTGGTCACTGCTCTGGACCTATTCCTCAGCATACCTACCTATCCTCTTTTTATTAGATGGATATCAGGATCAGACCCCGCCAAATTTCTAATAACTGCAAAAACAAGGAAAGAATCAGATTAATTAAGAAtaaggaacaagaaattgaaaggaAAGAGAGGGGAAAGTCAGAAAAAAGGCAGCAACTCACCTGGAAATGATTAATATCACTCACACCACCATGAATTGCTGGCCTGCTTGAGCTAAtcacgaaaaagaaaaagaaaaacaccaaagcattttttcttttttttaattatagttttttattttttcaagatTCAGAAACGCATACTCTGGGAAATTGAAATGCTTTCTAAATCTCTGTAGCCTCCATGGCAGAacattaaaaaagaaacaaataaaaaaaatccagtTTCCCTATTTCCCTTGTTTTTTTTCCTTCGATCAACTGCCTCAACAAGGACAAGACTCGATACCCATCATAATAACTCGCATGCAAAGCACATGATCAAGAGCAGGCACGAAAAACTGCTCCGCCATTTGTTTTTTCCCCCTTCTTTTACTGCAAAAGAAGTAGTACCTATCTAAAGTCTGAGAGTTTCAGGCAAATATGGTATAAATGTTTGCTACTTCCAAAACCATCATCACTCTCAagtaaaatcaaatattaaaaagataaagCTTTCactactctctctctctctctctctctcactctcTCACTCTGATGTTTGGGACTTAATACTTTTCTGTTAGTGGGCTCTCGTTATTTAGATCGATTTAACTGTGCCAATCTATTTTCCATTCAGTTTTTTTCAGCCCTGCAAAACTttgcaaaagagagaaaaggtaGAACCCAAAAAGACGAGCAAACTAAAGAAAAGTGAAGCTTAAGCAGGTAAGAGTTTCGTTGTTGTGTGTGCGTTTTAAAGAGAATGATAGAAGAGAGGCGTATGCATGCGAAATAGTGGGTTCTTACTTCTTACAGTAAAAGTATGACAAACGTCCAGCAataatttctccttttttttttaattttatgttgcAAAAAAACTGAAGTGAGTTTTGTCCGTTGGTGGATAGAATTTCGAGGTCCAGATTTCAATGGTAATTTGTCCTGACTTTCTTGGTCTGTTGTTAATCTTTCACAGATCTCTGCAGCAGGTTTTCGAATTGAGAAATGAACGTATGCACTCTCAAAGGAATAATCATTATTTCACGGCTGAGCACAAAATAACTTTACCTTGTACCGCTTTTCAGTATTTACAGTACCTTTTTTTTACCTTGCATCAAATTCAAGCCTACAGTTGCCATGCCAAAAGGTCATTTTCATGCATGAAGATGTAACCTAGTAAAAGAAAAACAACGACAATTTTCAAGGATGAAAATGTGGCTCACACCTTCAATCGTTgagcttttatttaattagatagaTTAAAACGTGATGAACCATGGGATTTATAGTTTTGGTTATCTAGCACCAAAATCAGACTGTTTTCTCTTCAATGCCCCCCcctcccttttttttattttgtaaatatcacTTGGGTTTTTGAAGTTCTGATAAAAGACCCAAACCACTTTCACAGTTCAAGTTACCCAAATTTAGGTTAGATTTATAtaattttgactttttcaaaTGTTATGGATAGCAGCAGTTAATTCACTGTTCAAATTGGTGTCTAAACTTGAAAGGGTATTTATCGACTCTAACCCTTTAATATCATACGTAGTTTTGTCGCATTCGTTCTCGACTTTCTCTGGCGTATTTACTCTACACTGATCACTTTGTCTAAACTCTGACGCAAATTAAAGCAGAGCAGTGTTGGTGTGGGAGGGCAAGAAATGGGACCTGAAACGGCACTTTGCTTAACCATGTAATCAAAAGGTCCATGTGTCATTGTCCTCTAATCTAATGCATTCATTGGTGGGTCCAACTCCAACCCAAGTACCTTAGTTTACTCGATCTTGCCtataataatgttattaaatttaatcttcatGTTGATTACCCCTGTTTGCAAATAAGCATAGGCCCGGAGATGTAGGGTTCCTGGTTCTGCACGCGGCAAGGAATGAGACCATCCTTGAATCAAAACCCCAATAATTGGGGCAGGGAAGATTGCCATTCAATTGCAATTAATTCTCGATCCCCATATAAGATTGATCCTCCTAATCCTAAGCTAGGAATCCAGACAAATGATGATAAGTTATTTATATAGAAATAAAAAACCATAGCTTAATAAATGTTCCAATAACTCTAGGATAGGAATAGGATAATCGATTTATAGAGTAAAAAGTGAATTAGAAGAAGATACTGTATAATAAATATCCAAAGGACGTAACCTAGGAGCACAGGTTTTACTCTTGAACAAGAAGCAACAATGGTTAATGTTGAGAAACGACAAATGGCAAGTGTAAAGGCTGGTCCTTAACCTAAGAACACACCTAGGCCCGCAGTTTTACCGATCAACAATTCAGCATCAAACAAATTAACAGGGACCCAccaattatgtttaattttttgtctGATTGGGTCCATTAGCCCCGTTTGAATGTAACCCTATCATCATATCATCAATAAATCATGCTAAAATGTAAATAATTATGCATCAAATATTTTATGAGAAGTGGGACCTAGCTTACGAGGGCTGATTTGAACCGTGGGCCGAATTTCTTAATGGGTTTCAAATTAGGGGAGTCATGGAAAAAATGATGAGCAGATGGGGTATGTATGAATGGGTCCAACTATCCTTTTCACCATAATTAATAACATTTAACTCTAAATCAAtccataaaattaaaacaattacgTATACAATTGTTTCTAGATTTGTGTACGTGTTTATTTATCTGAATACGTGCATGAATGAAAATTTACGTTATATTAACAAAATTACATCAAAGTTGTCAAATTATATCCAAGATTATGATCACTATGTCAAATCCTATCAAATGTTACAAAATGTATATCCTTATTATTACCCAAATATTTCATCACTGCCACATTAATGATTATCGTAATTCATCACATCTATATAAAATCATTTCAGCACTTTTTTCCTTCTCAGATTTTATTTCTTATCTTTACTTATATCTTCATATTTCGATTATTGTCAAAGCTGTAAATATAGTATTTTGCTTTTGTGCGTGTTTCActtatattcattaaaaaatattatttttctactTATAATcaatttggaatttttattttaaaaaatatgttcacaaacatgattaaaaaggTAAGATGtgagatatataaaaaaatggaatGCATAAACCCATATATAAACACAAcaattacttaatatttaatttgtaaaataaagtAATCATCAATTGGGaaaaactttttttaataaagaCTTTAATCTTTGATAAAAATTgtaaatggtttattaaattaatatataattataaaaaaataattagtttaTAAACTAgttattaaagttattattttaaatattagatATAATGACAACAACTCCTTTGGTTAATGttacttaattgaattaatattagctaatattatttaattagtgaCACTAGATCAATGATTTTTTTTGGACCATCAATctcattatatgtttttattatatttgctcttttttatacaatgtctAGAGCTATCCATAGCCCCTCCCCAACTCTTGAAGATAATGCGTTTCAGCATATTCAAACTCATGACTTCGTACACTGACAATAATACTAATGCTAATCAAATTAAGACAATATAAGTTTTACCTGTATTAACATTTATTTAGCATTATTAACTGCAGTATCgatgaaaaaatatttaatatactaTAGTGGAGCTTGAGAAATATGATGATGGATGTTTTAAAAAATTGGTACCATGATTATGCATTTATTTATTACCTTGAGGAAGTTTAATTTCATAAAAGCCACTATTTTTGATAAGATAGAAAGGGAAAAAATGGtgtcattattattttgatttatattaagaaaaatgttaaatatataacACATCTATTATGTGACAAGACATAGGTCATTATAAAGTGTTAGGTATCATGCATTAATGTACATTTCATCAACTTGTGATTGTACTTACACCATGGGTCAGCTGATTTATCAAAAGTTGGTTTACTTTAATATTCTATTTAAATAGGATTAGGTTTAGGTCATATATGTGATTATAAAAACAAATACCAATCAAATAATTCATAAGGatggaaaccaaaaaaaaaaaaaaattggagacaTGTTTAATTGTAGCTTAGGGTTTAAAAAACTgagttaaattttcaaaaaagttataaaataattatttatgctTTCGATTcatcataattaaataattattaatataattttattagttCTCCACTTTTGAATATCCCACAAATTAAGTTTGCAGAGGAGAAAAAGTAAAGGTTGTTTGGGAGCATGGAAAATTGGGCTAGATTACTTGTGGGggatatatttagaatttaaaatccATACTAATAATTGATTAACCGATTCATATTTAACGTACTAATGGCTGTTGATGGATTATAAAGGGATTTCAGGAAATATAAAATACTAAAGGCGGAGAAATGGATGATGGAATCAACATGTGAAAGGAAAACGGCAGCCCAAGTCCCATCACACTTAGAGCATCCATTAAGATAATTAGAGAGGTGCACCGGGAATTCATCTCGCTCACCCTTCGCTCCATCTTGCGTATTTTAAAGTTCATGGACTTCCATATTAATACAACCACTTTtcagtttccaaaattttcttcatGCATACATTTTATCCCATTTATATTTTGTATACGAAAACTCGAAAAAGACTCTCTCCTCATTGCAAGGTTGGTGTCACCGCAGGTGTAAACCTCAATTTTCATCAACCTACCTATTAATTCCTACATCATCAGTACTAACCTTATCAACTCCATGAACTTTGATTCAACTCAGACAAAGGTGGCACCATTCCAGCTGTCAAGGAGAGTAGCAATAATAAATTTAGAGCCATATCTTCTTCACTCCCAGTTAATTAATGGCATATATCCAGTTCAAAGATAGGAGATTAAGCTAAACCCAAAGTTTGGGGGAGATATAAATAATATTGAGTGAGGCAGATGTTTCTCTCATTGACAAATAGAGTTGGCATTAGGGCCCTTCAATTCAGTGGTTTCTACGTCTTAGCCAAATACAATTATGGTTTTAGATTTTTCGTTTTCAAGTGTCAGTGGAGAATAGCCTTCATCATCAGAAAATGAAATGCCGAGAAATGAAGGTTTTTTGAAAAATTGGCCTTCGGGTTGTTCCATTTCGTCAAACCATTTTCATGACAAGCCAAGGAATGAAGAAAAACGAAAAGGtatctgcaaaaaaaaaaaaaaaaaaaagagcaacgTATGGAAATGGTTTACTTGATTATGACACTTATACCATCTTCTCTGGATTATTATGACTTTTATTTGATGTACGTTATGTATTTAAATATGATACTGGGgaatattattaaatttgtttataaatagataaatgcAAGAGTTAATgattcttttaacttttaaattttaaaatatttaaattaaaatttcaagttcaatCAAGTCCTTCAATCATatgttatttgtttttgttttttaggaaaattttcatttgttataattttataaaatccttttttttattttaattcccttattttcattatataaatacaaaaaataatttattaaaatatattcttataaattatttttaccaaattattttgaaaaaaatatttgatacgAATATTTAAACTCCACAAGCAGGATTTGGGTGATGACAAGTGTCTCTTgagatatagtaaaatattaaaaaaataaatatgtaaaagaaACGAGACAGATGACAATTTTTTAAGTTTGCTTGTGAAGTTTCAGTATACCAAATTCTAACCcaattattttttcttctttcttttttcatgaataaaataaatattctataaaaaataaattatcattaaataaaaaacttttttacattatttaattaagaatatttattttatttttaataatagatTAGTGCAAATAAAGTTTacaattttttgtatttatttattaacaaataaaaagaaaaatataagcaatataaaattttaaaaaaatatatttaagtatatttattttattgcttGTAGTTTAAAGAAGGAAAAGTtggcaaagaaaaagaaagaaagaaagaaaaagatataaataaaatattttaatttaattatttttatagaactaaataagaaaatgaaaaaggaaaaaaaagggaaagcatGAATAAACTAGGActaacaaaaggactaaattggaagtTAATTTAGAGTTTAAAGATTGAAATAGAAGTaatttaaaaatggataaattatttGGGATGTCCTATTCAATTAACTTCATTTAAACTTAAAATGACATTAATCTATAAAATCTCATTAGGTATTATTGTGAGGTTGATAAAAATACAAGTGTTAAAGAAATTAAGGAAATTACACCCAAAACTCTACCAAATCTAATCACAAAGCTTGGTTTATATGATATCTActtcttcataaattttttttttaattttaagatttaggatatatataatttttatattttattttaactgcggtttttgttttataatattgtgtaatttatgtttgagtaatttttattttaatttatgatatttttgtttgttaCCAAACAACTTGTTTCACATACAATTTAATGCTTACACTcaattattttcacaattaatgCACATCTTTTAAATATCTTTTTTACCTATCATTGTGTTTACTGTTAAGAGAGAAATTAAACTCTCTATTACATAGCTAATTTTATTTAGGTTTCTTGGTACCATCatctttattatatttattttaattgattatatatatagtttaaaagTTTGTATTATTTAAATGAGAAATACAAATGTATTGAAAAGGTAAGTTTTTTCTACacttcatttttctcttctataaaTTATACAACTTCTCTAAAAGTGGATAATTCTTTTGTTTAGAATGAttctacataaatttttttttatttaatgaatttaaatttaagacttatttttatttttttctttaaacaaaattaattacaatatttttattttatgcattctattgataaaatgtttttattgaattattttaattttttttaagtattacaTGAAAGGAAAGATTAGATCATTAGGggaattttttattaaagaaaCTATTATCAATGCAATGCCAAAAAGTATGACAATGAAATTTAATGCTTAAATAGTGCAaagataatatattaaaaaaaatactaatgcatgcaaaaaaaaaaatttcttttatttgcttgAAGATATTTTATGTATTCTTTTTCATTTAAgaattgttttcaaaaaattcttacaataatttaaataactaaCTCTTTGTATATTTAATGTGAATTATAGGTATATAAATGCACTAAAACtgtttatgtaatttttataattatttataaaatgtatcctttataaattattattttggacgatgataattttttcttttaaattttttagttggcttggaattataattttttttaattatttactctctctcttttttttttgagttttatgaattttttgaTGGTTGGTGAATATTTATTATTGCCTATTATCTCAACTCAAAAGTAAATTTTACAATTAGCTTCAAACATCaattataattgaaataaatattgtaatccatcaaaattaaaatataaaatgaaaaaagaaaaaaaaaacagtcgAGCCCCACTGTTATTACTACTTTATATTTATATACCataaatacattaaatataaaCCATGATACGGcatattaaaaattaagattaaataattttcacttttttttttaagtgataCATATAAGTGACTAATGCATGAATAAATTTGATTCATTGGTGCATAAGTCTCGTACACCATTAATgaataataacatatataacatAAGATTAttagataaaacaaaaattatatacTAATAATCTTGTTTAAACATaactaaatattaattaattataattattataaataaatattaataattttaggatttagggtttaaagtttataagtttagtatttatttataattaattattattcagttatgttcgaataaaattattattcatttataagtctttaactttttttaaaaatttatttaatgatGACGTACAATATTATTATTCACTAATAATACATATAACTCTAATAACACATGAAACTGATAATATAATGTGGATCATATATTCCCTATCAATGAATTAACTACATGTTCATTCACAAcctaaaagagaaagaaataaaggtTTCTAGAAAAAAGGgcgagataaaaaaaaaaaaggtttttagaATTGATTGATAGTCAAATTGATTGAACTATCAattcgattaaataaatcattaaaaaaaactaaataaatcattaaaaaaatcatgTTCAACCATAGTCGGATTGAACATGTTGTGTCACTTGGATCGGTAGCACAATTGTTTTGACCACCGATCCGATTTTGAAAACATTGAAGAAAAGCTTTGCTATTGATTTTACTTCACTAGTAAAACTAAAATTATCAGGATAAATAGTGTAAATTCTAAAAGGATAAtattgtatagagtttaaatccttCTGGATTCTCGATTGTAGATAAACTCTAATATTAACCGTTGATGTAACCATTCCATTCATAATTGTAAATATATTTAAGAGCatttttgtaataccccgaaaatttttgcagtaagatattatcctcgatatagtaaaataagaaaataaagtgacaaaaaggaaaaGTTTGAGTTGTGTCAAccttgggaagtatattatgatatattaattcaacaaaaaggactaaattgtaaagataaaaaagttttgttgcacaagagtaaatactcaaaatttgaagggttaaagtgtaaatatgaaaaagttgaaagaccaatagtgaaaatattttaagggtagaatgatctagaaactaaggaaaatggatgaattaggaccaaattgaataggtgaaaatttatgagggactaaatgaaaattttaccaaattaagtgatgactcaagaatgaaattctaaaagatcatgaaaggaaaaatggtcaattagtaagagagagaattctagaatgtaatgattatgttgataatattttaaattaattaattagataaatattattttattaatattttaatgagatatttattattattttattattatttatttagtatataaggaaggaaagatgaagaattctcatcatctttccatgcatgcaaacgttagaagagaagaaaagaaagaaagttttcttttctttacaatttggttcttccaccaaaaattcactattttcacctagaaatcaaaagaatttccatagctaccaagagagaaaaatgttaaggagactatggggagttaGACTGTCAAATTGGATTCAaggaatagaagctggaggagagagaaaatcaaattaaagattgaaatcaatagaaaaaggtaagtacatcaagattttaatatatttttaagttgttattattgagaaagcatggaaataatgttatagtatagttttcttacataaggtcctatgttcttgatatgttagtgaagagaaaataagagaaagtaatgagaaatagtgcagaaaaagaaaataagggtgttataaacatggtaattaatatcttgcactaaaacagttttggacagcagcagtagtgtaactttgaaaaatcatcaaaaaattgtataaatataattataggatgaataaaatatgaaattaaatcttattgagtctagtttcttatagaagaaattatgtaagaaatggaatagtaaatcatgagatataataaattttgtgagacaaggtcagaatgattttgggttcccctgttctgacttttaaaaatcataaaaaattggataaaaataattatgggcttaaatttatatttttagaatcctaaatgagtctattttaaataaaaataaacgggaacatcatttgaattctgtagtaggagataattaatttttagtgaagaagggtcagaactgtcagacagcagaataggggtaaatttaaagaataaactgtacttattggctaaactaaaaattctgaaacttttat
It includes:
- the LOC107924406 gene encoding FCS-Like Zinc finger 8 → MLRNRSRAVTSKQTLMADHSSQASPAQNCTKPNPSFFDSPRFKAFTSKAFPDTESLKSPTSILDNKPFFPFGNPFALDRNHPKSSKPFSPNNTHTSPANSEPKGIALAIVDTFLNNNQTEDKSCCEASNKKKVLFGTELRVQIPPILPPSLVSPTTSPTDFGIKTRNSHLTPAFASPNYGIHMKDSPRVFNGCLPVREMEMSEDYTCVISHGPNPRTTHIFDNCVVENYCSVLDKKPKPEPENFLSFCHTCKKNLQQKIDIYIYRGEKAFCSQECRQQEMLLDGDEN